A part of Cannabis sativa cultivar Pink pepper isolate KNU-18-1 chromosome 6, ASM2916894v1, whole genome shotgun sequence genomic DNA contains:
- the LOC115725228 gene encoding potassium transporter 7, producing the protein MAEEGSSERSEINGGLPSMDSTESRWVFQDEDDSEFDVDEDYDNARHRAVLDSEDEEDDDNAEQRLIRTGPRVDSFDVEALEVPGAQRNEYEDFSMGKKIILAFQTLGVVFGDVGTSPLYTFSVMFSKAPIDGNEDILGALSLVLYTLILIPLIKYVLVVLLANDDGEGGTFALYSLICRHAKVSLLPNQLPSDARISSFRLKVPSPELERSLKIKERLEASLTLKKLLLTLVLAGTSMVIADGVVTPAMSVVSAVGGLKVGVDAINHEQVVMISVAFIIVLFSVQKYGTSKVGLAVGPALFIWFCSLAGIGIYNIVKYDSSVLRAFNPVYIYYFFKRNSTKAWYSLGGCLLCATGSEAMFADLCYFSVRSVQLTFVFLVLPCLSLGYLGQAAYLMANQTGADQVFFHSIPSAAFWPVFFIANVAALIASRAMTTATFSCVKQSMALGCFPRLKIVHTSRKFMGQIYIPVINWFLLVVCLISVYSISNMDEIGNAYGIAELGVMMMTTILVTIVMLLIWQINIVIVLSFITFFLGLELVFFSSVLWSVGDGSWIILVFAVIMFFIMSIWNYGSKLKYETEVKQKLSMDLMRQLGSNLGTMRAPGIGLLYNELVKGIPAIFGHFLTTLPAIHSMVIFVCIKYVPVPVVPQSERFLFRRVCPKSYHIFRCIARYGYKDVRKENHQTFEQLLIESLEKFIRREAQERSLESDGDCDSDSADETSCSRVLIAPNGSVYSLGVPLLADFRDTDRPTNEASTSEEVNPAPSADPPLTAEQSLERELSFIHKAKESGVVYLLGHGDIRARKDSWFIKKLIINYFYAFLRKNCRRGIANLSVPHSHLMQVGMTYMV; encoded by the exons ATGGCGGAGGAGGGGAGTTCGGAGAGGAGCGAGATCAATGGTGGATTGCCGTCCATGGATTCCACGGAGTCGCGATGGGTTTTCCAGGATGAGGACGATTCGGAGTTCGATGTGGATGAGGATTACGACAATGCACGCCACCGGGCGGTGTTGGATTCAGAGGACGAAGAGGACGATGATAATGCGGAACAGAGGTTGATTCGTACTGGTCCTCGTGTCGATTCCTTTGATGTTGAAGCTCTCGAGGTCCCTGGTGCTCAGCGAAACGAGTATGAG GACTTCAGTATGGGAAAGAAAATAATACTTGCCTTTCAAACCCTTGGTGTTGTCTTTGGTGATGTTGGAACAAGTCCATTGTATACGTTCAGTGTGATGTTTAGTAAGGCACCTATTGATGGGAATGAAGATATTCTTGGAGCATTATCACTAGTTCTATACACCTTAATCTTGATCCCCTTGATCAAATATGTCTTAGTTGTTCTTTTGGCCAATGATGACGGTGAAG GTGGTACTTTTGCATTGTACTCATTGATCTGTCGGCATGCAAAGGTCAGTCTTCTTCCAAACCAACTTCCATCAGATGCTCGTATATCTAGCTTCAGGCTCAAGGTTCCCTCACCTGAGCTTGAAAGATCTTTAAAGATTAAAGAAAGGCTTGAGGCTTCACTGACTTTGAAAAAGCTTCTCTTGACGCTGGTTCTTGCTGGTACTTCTATGGTGATTGCCGATGGCGTTGTTACACCAGCGATGTCAG TGGTATCAGCTGTTGGTGGTCTAAAGGTTGGAGTGGATGCCATTAATCACG AACAAGTAGTGATGATTTCAGTTGCCTTCATTATAGTATTGTTCAGTGTGCAGAAATATGGGACAAGTAAAGTTGGCCTTGCTGTAGGTCCTGCCTTATTTATATGGTTTTGTTCTCTTGCGGGCATTGGAATTTATAATATTGTTAAATATGACAGCAGTGTCTTGAGGGCATTTAAtccagtttatatatattactttttCAAGAGGAACTCAACTAAAGCCTGGTACTCTCTTGGAGGTTGCCTTCTTTGTGCTACAG GTTCGGAAGCAATGTTTGCAGatctttgttatttttctgtGCGATCAGTTCAG CTTACTTTTGTGTTTCTTGTATTGCCTTGCCTTTCATTGGGTTATTTGGGTCAAGCTGCATACCTAATGGCAAACCAGACTGGGGCTGATCAAGTTTTTTTCCATTCAATTCCAA GTGCTGCTTTCTGGCCTGTCTTCTTTATTGCTAACGTTGCGGCATTGATTGCCAGCCGAGCAATGACAACAGCCACATTTTCTTGCGTAAAACAATCTATGGCACTTGGTTGTTTCCCTCGTCTTAAAATTGTTCACACCTCTAGGAAGTTCATGGGCCAAATCTACATCCCCGTCATCAATTGGTTCCTGTTGGTGGTTTGCTTAATATCTGTCTACTCTATCTCAAACATGGATGAGATTGGAAATGCATATG GAATTGCTGAGTTGGGAGTAATGATGATGACAACGATATTAGTAACCATTGTTATGCTTCTTATTTGGCAGATCAACATTGTCATAGTGTTAAGTTTTATTACATTTTTCCTTGGATTGGAGTTGGTCTTTTTCTCTTCAGTTTTGTGGAGTGTGGGAGATGGAAGTTGGATTATCTTGGTCTTTGCTGTAATTATGTTTTTCATAATGTCTATCTGGAATTATGGGAGCAAGCTCAAGTATGAAACTGAAGTAAAGCAAAAGCTGTCTATGGATTTGATGCGGCAATTGGGTTCCAACCTTGGGACAATGAGAGCTCCTGGCATTGGGTTGTTATATAACGAGCTGGTGAAGGGTATACCAGCAATATTTGGCCATTTTCTGACTACTCTCCCTGCAATTCACTCAATGGTTATATTTGTTTGCATCAAGTATGTACCAGTTCCTGTTGTTCCTCAAAGTGAGAGATTTCTTTTTCGGCGAGTCTGCCCAAAAAGCTATCACATCTTTCGTTGCATTGCAAG GTATGGTTACAAGGATGTCCGCAAAGAAAACCATCAGACATTTGAGCAGCTACTGATTGAGAGCCTTGAGAAATTCATTCGTCGTGAAGCTCAAGAACGATCATTAGAGAGTGATGGGGATTGTGATTCAGATTCAGCGGATGAGACATCATGTTCTAGGGTTCTCATAGCTCCCAATGGAAGTGTCTACTCACTTGGTGTTCCTCTTCTTGCTGACTTTAGAGACACAGACAGACCTACCAATGAAGCAAGCACATCAGAAGAGGTGAATCCAGCACCTTCCGCAGACCCGCCTTTGACAGCAGAACAGAGTCTCGAAAGAGAATTGTCTTTTATACACAAGGCTAAAGAATCTGGAGTTGTTTATCTTCTTGGTCATGGCGATATCAGAGCCAGGAAGGATTCCTGGTTCATAAAGAAGCTGATCATAAATTACTTCTAtgcttttttgagaaaaaattgTAGGAGGGGAATCGCCAATTTGAGCGTACCCCACTCTCATTTAATGCAGGTTGGCATGACATACATGGTTTGA
- the LOC115725227 gene encoding copper-transporting ATPase PAA1, chloroplastic — protein sequence MESAFSTMATTSTSLFTISKALNRSVASSTINTAALTYCILASKLVERRLSRIYGLPRPASFPGSASSSSFFRARIPLAADKYPLRRRFVASFSSGGGNDGHGGSGDGEGGGSGSEGGDAKAKLAASGAEEGSAAATDVIILDVTGMTCGGCAASVKRILESQPQVSSASVNLTTETAIVWPVAEAKVVPNWQHELGEALAKQLTDCGFKSNLRDSGAYNFLKVFGKKMEEKQQRLKESGRELAFSWALCAVCLFGHMSHLFGAKAAWIHAFHSTGFHLSLSLFTLLGPGRKLILDGMKSLFRGAPNMNTLVGLGALSSFTVSTLAAFIPKLGWKTFFEEPIMLIAFVLLGRNLEQRAKIKATSDMTGLLSVLPSKARLLLNNDDIESGSTVDVPCNSLSVGDLIVVLPGDRVPVDGIVRAGRSTIDESSFTGEPLPVTKLTGSQVAAGSINLNGTLTVEVQRPGGETAMGDIVRLVEEAQSREAPVQRLADKVSGHFTYGVMALSTATFLFWSLFGARTLPPTIFQGSPVSLALQLSCSVLVVACPCALGLATPTAMLVGTSLGATRGLLLRGGNILEKFSMVNSIVFDKTGTLTVGRPVVTKVLTPSVQQSDHFLSEAEILKLAAAVEANTVHPVGKAIVDAARAINAQNVKVADGTFMEEPGSGAVATIDNKKVSVGTLDWVQRNGVIENNFQVEETIKNQSVVYVGVDNNLAGVIYFEDQIREDARQVVESLSRQGINVYMLSGDKRSTAEYVASVVGIPKEQVLSEVKPAEKTEFISKLQKDQNIVAMVGDGINDAAALANAHIGIAMGGGVGAASDVSSIVLMGNKLSQLLDALELSRLTMKTVKQNLWWAFAYNIVGIPVAAGMLLPVTGTVLTPSIAGALMGLSSIGVTANSLLLRLRFSERQKQIHGSSANIKTYINSDIENQNKKVKHPIAEAGWKGA from the exons ATGGAGTCCGCTTTCTCAACTATGGCAACCACCTCAACTTCTCTCTTCACTATCTCCAAAGCACTCAATCGCAGCGTAGCCTCCTCCACCATCAACACCGCAGCTCTTACTTACTGCATCCTCGCTTCTAAACTCGTCGAACGGAGACTCAGTCGCATTTACGGACTTCCGAGGCCGGCCTCTTTTCCCGGCTCTGCTTCTTCATCTTCCTTCTTTAGAGCTAGAATCCCCTTAGCGGCGGATAAGTATCCACTGCGACGTCGTTTTGTTGCCTCGTTTTCTTCCGGCGGTGGTAATGACGGCCACGGAGGTTCCGGTGACGGAGAAGGTGGTGGTAGTGGATCTGAAGGTGGTGATGCGAAGGCGAAATTGGCCGCTAGTGGAGCTGAGGAAGGTTCTGCTGCTGCTACTGACGTCATTATTCTTGATGTTACT GGAATGACATGTGGAGGATGTGCAGCTAGTGTGAAGAGAATTTTAGAAAGTCAA CCTCAAGTGTCATCAGCTAGTGTTAATCTCACAACTGAAACAGCCATAGTGTGGCCTGTTGCTGAAGCCAAGGTTGTTCCCAACTGGCAACATGAATTAGGGGAGGCACTTGCAAAGCAATTGACAGATTGCGGGTTTAAGTCTAATCTTCGAG ATTCAGGagcatataattttcttaaagtttTTGGAAAGAAAATGGAAGAAAAACAACAACGCCTTAAAGAAAGTG GTCGTGAGCTTGCATTCTCTTGGGCCTTATGTGCTGTTTGCCTTTTCGGTCATATGTCTCATTTATTTGGAGCTAAGGCTGCATGGATCCATGCATTTCATTCTACTGGATTTCATCTGTCATTATCATTGTTTACACTGCTTGGTCCTGGCCGGAAACTTATTCTTGATGGCATGAAGAGTCTATTTAGAGGGGCTCCAAACATGAACACTTTGGTCGGTCTTGGAGCTTTGTCATCGTTTACGGTCAGCACATTAGCTGCCTTCATACCAAAACTG GGTTGGAAGACATTTTTTGAGGAACCAATTATGCTAATAGCATTTGTCTTGTTGGGAAGGAATCTTGAACAGAGAGCTAAAATTAAAGCAACAAGTGACATGACTGGGCTCCTCAGTGTTTTACCATCAAAAGCTCGCCTGTTGCTAAATAATGATGACATAGAATCAGGTTCAACAGTTGATGTACCGTGTAACAGTCTCTCAGTTGGAGACCTGATTGTTGTATTACCTGGT GACCGTGTTCCTGTGGATGGAATTGTGAGAGCTGGAAGAAGTACCATTGATGAATCAAGTTTTACAGGGGAACCCTTACCTGTGACCAAACTAACTGGG AGCCAAGTTGCAGCTGGAAGCATTAATCTGAATGGGACTCTTACTGTTGAAGTGCAAAGACCTGGTGGTGAAACTGCCATGGGAGACATTGTTCGTTTGGTGGAAGAAGCCCAAAGTAGGGAAGCTCCTGTACAACGCTTGGCTGACAAG GTTTCAGGACACTTTACATATGGAGTAATGGCTCTCTCTACTGCTACCTTCTTATTCTGGAGTTTATTTGGTGCACGTACTCTACCTCCTACAATATTTCAAGGAAGTCCGGTTTCATTAGCGTTGCAGCTTTCTTGCAGTGTTCTG GTGGTTGCTTGTCCATGTGCTCTAGGCTTAGCCACGCCAACAGCTATGctg GTAGGAACTTCATTAGGAGCAACAAGAGGACTGCTTCTGCGTGGTGGGAATATTCTAGAAAAGTTTTCAATGGTCAACTCTATTGTGTTTGACAAAACGGGGACTTTGACAGTGGGAAGACCTGTTGTTACAAAGGTTTTGACACCCAG TGTACAACAGTCGGACCATTTTTTGTCAGAAGCAGAGATTTTGAAGTTAGCTGCCGCTGTGGAAGCAAATACAGTTCATCCTGTTGGTAAAGCAATTGTGGATGCTGCTCGGGCTATAAATGCCCAAAACGTGAAG GTAGCTGATGGAACTTTCATGGAAGAGCCCGGGTCTGGTGCTGTTGCAACCATTGACAACAAAAAGGTGTCAGTTGGCACCTTGGATTGGGTCCAGAG gAACGGGGTTATTGAGAATAATTTTCAAGTAGAAGAAACCATTAAGAATCAATCTGTTGTCTATGTTGGAGTAGATAACAATCTAGCTggtgttatttattttgaggATCAGATCAGGGAAGATGCTAGACAAGTTGTTGAATCTTTGTCCCGACAAGGAATTAATGTATATATGCTCTCTGGGGACAAGAGAAGTACAGCAGAATACGTTGCATCTGTTGTTGGTATTCCAAAAGAACAG GTGCTCTCTGAAGTTAAACCAGCCGAAAAGACAGAGTTTATAAGTAAACTTCAAAAGGATCAAAACATTGTAGCCATGGTTGGGGATGGAATTAATGATGCTGCTGCCTTGGCTAATGCACATATCGGAATTGCCATGGGTGGTGGTGTTGGAGCTGCTAGTGATGTGTCTTCCATTGTGTTAATGGGCAACAAACTCTCACAG ctGCTTGATGCTTTGGAATTGAGTAGGTTAACCATGAAGACTGTGAAGCAAAATCTTTGGTGGGCTTTTGCCTATAACATC GTTGGGATTCCAGTTGCTGCTGGAATGTTGCTTCCAGTTACTGGAACAGTGCTCACTCCATCAATTGCTGGAGCTCTAATGGGTTTGAGTTCCATCGGAGTGACAGCTAATTCATTGCTTCTGAGATTAAGATTTTCCGAAAGGCAGAAACAAATACACGGATCATCTGCGAACATCAAAACTTACATAAATTCTGATATTGAGAACCAAAACAAGAAAGTGAAGCATCCTATTGCTGAAGCTGGATGGAAAGGGGCATGA
- the LOC115695405 gene encoding uncharacterized protein LOC115695405, whose amino-acid sequence MRDVKRVYGIELSYEKAWRCREKTLMYVRGRPENSYLKIPSYLYILQQKNPGTITDIVVEDDRFKYCFFSLGACRRGFSFCRPVISIDGTCLETKYGGIMLCVVTLDANNQLFPIAFGIVDSENNDSWTYFLLKLKEAIGEVHNLVFVSNGHQSIEHVIDVVFPDACHCACYHHIAMNVVDKFKTDACNKQIWTVAYTFSKADFDKEFQKVRKMDLVIAAYLEDIGFEKWARPYCMGDRYNVMTSNTAESINIVTEEAKKFLITNLIKFIRFTLQTWFTDHFLKADKCSTPLTEIFEGDLALKLADAKFLNVQHNGSDVYNVGRCPNGKRGGDVNLVEKTCTCGLFQMIKIPCPHACATAIEMNMSVYALCSPYYTKETWKNT is encoded by the coding sequence ATGAGGGATGTAAAGAGAGTTTATGGCATCGAGTTGAGTTATGAGAAGGCATGGAGGTGCAGGGAGAAGACACTTATGTATGTGAGGGGTAGGCCAGAAAATTCTTATTTAAAGATACCAAGTTACTTGTACATACTGCAACAAAAGAATCCGGGTACTATTACTGATATTGTGGTAGAGGATGATcggttcaagtactgttttTTCTCACTGGGTGCTTGTAGGAGGGGATTCAGTTTTTGTCGTCCTGTGATAAGTATTGACGGCACATGCTTGGAGACAAAGTATGGTGGCATCATGTTATGTGTCGTGACATTGGATGCAAACAATCAATTATTTCCTATTGCTTTTGGAATTGTTGACAGTGAGAATAATGATTCTTGGACGTATTTCTTGCTGAAGTTGAAGGAAGCGATTGGAGAGGTTCACAACTTAGTGTTTGTATCAAATGGAcatcaaagcattgaacatGTTATCGATGTTGTTTTTCCCGATGCATGCCACtgtgcatgctatcaccacattgCGATGAATGTGGTTGacaagttcaagactgacgCATGTAACAAGCAAATATGGACTGTGGCTTACACATTCTCGAAGGCAGATTTTGATAAAGAATTTCAGAAGGTTAGAAAGATGGATCTTGTCATTGCTGCATATCTTGAGGATATTGGGTTTGAAAAGTGGGCTCGTCCTTATTGTATGGGCGATCGATACAACGTAATGACAAGCAACACTGCCGAAAGCATAAACATTGTGACAGAGGAAGCAAAGAAATTTCTAATAACTAATTTGATTAAATTTATAAGGTTCACCCTGCAGACTTGGTTTACTGACCATTTTTTAAAGGCAGATAAGTGTAGCACCCCTTTAACTGAAATTTTTGAGGGAGACTTGGCACTAAAACTTGCCGATGCTAAGTTTTTGAACGTCCAACATAATGGATCCGATGTGTACAATGTTGGTAGGTGTCCTAATGGTAAAAGAGGTGGTGATGTCAATTTGGTAGAAAAAACATGCACGTGCGGTTTGTTTCAAATGATCAAAATTCCTTGTCCTCATGCATGTGCTACAGCAATAGAGATGAATATGAGTGTGTACGCACTTTGCTCCCCGTATTACACAAAAGAAACATGGAAGAACACTTAA